Proteins from one Enterobacter bugandensis genomic window:
- a CDS encoding amino acid ABC transporter permease gives MPALDWQGGLAGQPLQWILSGFLTTLWVTLAGGLIASLLAPTFLLLRLSGGRIGNAVVSGWVSLFRNTPLLVQLLFWYFAAWNGLPQGFRDAVNADHSWSILPGDVWWFTPEFLCSAWGLGVFTSAFLIEEAASGLRSVPAGQQEAALAQGFSSWRLFRYILLPQGLANAWQPVVGQYLNLMKLSSLASGIGFAELTYQVRQIESYNAHAMEAFIVGTVLYLLTGIVTGMVLVRVGPHSGRKKDDCRI, from the coding sequence ATGCCCGCCCTCGACTGGCAGGGCGGGCTGGCCGGACAGCCTCTGCAGTGGATACTCTCCGGATTTCTCACCACCCTGTGGGTGACGCTGGCGGGGGGCCTGATCGCCAGCCTGCTTGCACCGACCTTTTTGCTCCTGCGTCTTTCCGGTGGACGCATCGGGAATGCGGTCGTCAGCGGCTGGGTATCGCTGTTTCGCAATACGCCGCTGTTGGTGCAGCTGCTGTTCTGGTATTTCGCCGCCTGGAACGGATTACCGCAGGGCTTTCGAGACGCGGTGAATGCGGATCACAGCTGGTCAATTCTGCCCGGCGACGTCTGGTGGTTTACCCCTGAGTTTTTATGTTCTGCCTGGGGGTTGGGCGTTTTTACCTCGGCGTTTTTAATTGAGGAAGCGGCATCGGGGCTGCGTTCTGTTCCTGCCGGACAGCAGGAGGCGGCACTGGCGCAAGGGTTCTCGTCGTGGCGTTTATTTCGCTACATCCTTCTGCCGCAGGGGCTCGCCAACGCCTGGCAGCCCGTTGTCGGCCAGTACCTCAACTTGATGAAGCTCTCCTCGCTCGCCAGCGGGATTGGCTTCGCTGAGCTAACCTACCAGGTCCGGCAGATTGAAAGTTACAACGCCCACGCCATGGAGGCGTTTATCGTCGGTACGGTGCTCTATTTGCTTACCGGCATTGTCACGGGGATGGTGCTGGTGCGCGTCGGTCCGCATTCAGGGAGGAAGAAAGATGATTGCAGGATTTAA
- a CDS encoding amino acid ABC transporter ATP-binding protein — MLSGLFSHSAAGAADFSHLEQASVEFRHVDKRYGDHQVLRDINLTITPGEVVAILGPSGSGKSTLIRLINQLETLSGGEILVDSKPTGQLSGSRLRQLRSRVGFVFQQFNLYAHLTASQNITLALEHVHGWKPKPAQERALALLEKVGMQEKAHHFPAELSGGQQQRVAIARALASSPQIILFDEPTSALDPEMIGEVLFVMKALAHSGITMIVVTHEMQFAREIADRIVFIDGGQILETAPPGQFFRQPSHPRAQRFLQKVLNPLHQEHL, encoded by the coding sequence ATGCTCTCAGGTTTATTTTCCCACTCCGCGGCCGGTGCCGCGGATTTTTCACATCTGGAACAGGCCAGCGTTGAGTTTCGTCACGTGGACAAACGCTACGGCGACCATCAGGTTTTACGCGACATTAACCTCACCATTACGCCCGGTGAAGTGGTTGCTATTCTCGGCCCTTCCGGTTCGGGTAAATCAACGCTGATCCGTCTTATCAATCAGCTTGAAACCCTGAGCGGCGGGGAAATTCTGGTCGACAGCAAGCCGACCGGGCAGCTTTCCGGCAGCAGGCTGCGTCAGCTGCGCAGCCGCGTTGGATTTGTGTTTCAGCAGTTCAATCTGTATGCCCACCTCACCGCCAGCCAGAACATCACCCTGGCGCTGGAGCATGTGCACGGCTGGAAGCCAAAGCCAGCTCAGGAGCGCGCGCTGGCGCTGCTGGAGAAGGTCGGAATGCAGGAAAAGGCTCACCACTTCCCCGCGGAGCTTTCCGGCGGCCAGCAGCAGCGCGTGGCGATTGCCCGCGCCCTGGCCTCGTCGCCGCAGATCATCCTCTTCGACGAGCCGACGTCGGCGCTCGATCCGGAGATGATTGGCGAAGTGTTATTCGTCATGAAAGCCCTTGCCCATAGCGGGATCACCATGATTGTCGTGACTCATGAGATGCAGTTCGCCCGGGAAATTGCCGACCGGATTGTCTTTATCGACGGCGGGCAGATTCTTGAAACCGCGCCGCCGGGGCAATTTTTCCGTCAACCGTCGCATCCCCGGGCGCAGCGTTTCCTGCAAAAAGTGCTGAACCCGCTGCACCAGGAGCACCTCTGA
- a CDS encoding ABC transporter substrate-binding protein, with protein sequence MAAKMKRFKKGTAVLGLLAAGSLFSAQALADRLEDIKAAGVVKVATFDANPPFGSIDAKTHEIVGYDVDFAKALAKSLGVKLELVATNPANRIPLLQSGKADLIVADITITPERAQVIDFSTPYFVTGQQFLVPAKSPDKLDEYSRARIGAVKGTTGEQALHQRFPQSRVLAYDDIPLALTALRNGNVQAITQDSTILAGLLAQAPDKANFKILPDLLSKEEIGVGVKKGETALLKAVNDELVNLEKNGQAAKIYDVWFGPNTPAPQPRAFKIEAR encoded by the coding sequence ATGGCAGCAAAGATGAAAAGGTTTAAAAAAGGGACGGCAGTTCTGGGATTACTGGCCGCCGGGAGCCTGTTTTCAGCGCAGGCGCTGGCCGATCGGCTGGAGGATATTAAGGCCGCGGGGGTGGTGAAAGTCGCCACGTTTGACGCCAACCCACCGTTTGGCTCAATTGATGCAAAAACGCACGAGATCGTGGGTTACGACGTGGACTTTGCCAAAGCACTGGCAAAATCACTCGGCGTGAAGCTTGAACTGGTTGCCACCAATCCGGCCAACCGAATTCCGCTGCTTCAGTCCGGTAAAGCAGATCTGATCGTAGCGGATATCACCATCACCCCGGAACGCGCGCAGGTGATTGACTTCTCCACCCCCTATTTCGTGACCGGACAACAGTTCCTGGTTCCCGCCAAATCGCCCGATAAGCTGGATGAATACAGCCGGGCGCGCATTGGCGCGGTCAAAGGCACCACGGGTGAACAGGCGCTCCACCAGCGTTTCCCCCAGTCCCGCGTACTGGCTTATGACGACATTCCTCTGGCGCTGACGGCGCTGCGCAACGGCAACGTGCAGGCCATTACCCAGGACAGCACAATTCTTGCAGGCCTGCTGGCACAGGCCCCGGATAAAGCGAACTTTAAAATCCTGCCCGATCTGCTCAGTAAAGAAGAAATTGGCGTCGGGGTGAAGAAAGGTGAAACGGCGCTGCTGAAAGCCGTCAACGATGAGCTGGTTAATCTCGAGAAGAACGGTCAGGCGGCAAAAATCTATGACGTCTGGTTTGGCCCAAACACGCCCGCTCCACAGCCTCGCGCCTTTAAAATAGAAGCCAGGTAA
- a CDS encoding DUF1996 domain-containing protein produces the protein MKRTVLTPALSATALLIAMQAAHAAPQAHVVCGYSHTLGDDAIMMHGMPNEAMLHDFFGNVQTDAFSSRESLRKDEKTTCDNKADSSAYWAPSLKLPDGTVVKPAYQKTYYQASNVDAWPLHPFPAGLSLLAGDHHGTAPNPHITFLCANGKGYTTKTGEVCGLRKANDAVQFNIGIQFPNCWDGVNLQPAHGLANATYDTKGQCPSDFPVKIPTVNMNIAYVLPTISSLDTSKAQLSLDPIMHGNEREERWGSLYTAHADFMNGWTEDAARFMTDLCMNRGLDCGTTVPYGYSKAKANVWLSSLEPALTQPEPQVLLVQDNWQNGGRTKNSETLSLVKFHIPPLPAGQDPSQFKYRVRIYGGKVETNGADQIFFYPASNDWDPASVSWQSRPACNYRSDAVLYLNHSREYRMVDVDKAVRKALAEGKTEISWYIGGDRQGNHYQFETASSPQSLILMLTGFSKTPEI, from the coding sequence ATGAAACGGACAGTATTAACCCCGGCACTTTCTGCCACCGCACTACTGATTGCCATGCAGGCGGCGCATGCTGCGCCACAGGCGCACGTCGTCTGCGGTTACTCCCACACGCTCGGCGACGATGCCATTATGATGCACGGCATGCCCAACGAGGCCATGCTGCACGATTTTTTTGGCAACGTGCAAACGGATGCCTTCTCCAGCCGTGAATCGCTGCGTAAAGATGAAAAGACCACCTGCGATAACAAAGCAGACAGCTCGGCCTACTGGGCACCCTCTCTGAAATTGCCTGACGGAACGGTGGTCAAACCCGCCTATCAAAAAACCTATTATCAGGCATCGAACGTCGACGCCTGGCCGCTGCACCCGTTCCCGGCGGGGCTGTCGCTGCTGGCGGGCGATCATCACGGCACCGCGCCGAATCCACATATCACCTTCCTGTGCGCTAACGGCAAGGGCTACACCACCAAAACGGGTGAGGTCTGCGGCTTACGCAAGGCGAACGATGCCGTGCAGTTTAATATTGGCATTCAGTTTCCGAACTGCTGGGACGGGGTAAATCTTCAGCCCGCTCACGGTCTGGCCAACGCCACCTACGACACCAAAGGGCAGTGCCCGTCCGACTTCCCGGTGAAAATTCCCACCGTGAACATGAACATTGCGTACGTGCTCCCGACGATTAGCTCGCTTGATACCAGCAAAGCGCAGCTTTCCCTCGATCCCATCATGCACGGCAACGAGCGTGAAGAGCGGTGGGGGAGCCTGTATACGGCGCATGCTGATTTTATGAACGGCTGGACGGAAGACGCCGCGCGCTTTATGACCGACCTGTGCATGAACCGCGGTCTGGACTGCGGCACCACCGTTCCGTATGGTTATTCAAAAGCGAAGGCCAACGTCTGGCTCAGCAGCCTGGAGCCCGCGCTTACCCAGCCAGAGCCCCAGGTCCTGCTGGTGCAGGATAACTGGCAGAACGGCGGGCGCACCAAAAACAGCGAAACGCTGTCGCTGGTGAAGTTTCACATTCCCCCGCTGCCTGCCGGACAGGATCCTTCGCAGTTTAAATACCGCGTGCGGATTTATGGCGGGAAAGTGGAAACCAACGGCGCGGATCAAATTTTCTTCTATCCGGCAAGCAACGACTGGGATCCGGCCAGCGTGAGCTGGCAGTCGCGGCCAGCCTGTAACTACCGCTCGGATGCGGTGCTTTACCTTAACCACTCCCGCGAATACCGGATGGTGGATGTGGATAAAGCGGTGCGCAAGGCGCTGGCAGAAGGGAAAACCGAGATTTCGTGGTACATCGGCGGCGATCGTCAGGGAAATCACTACCAGTTTGAGACGGCGTCTTCCCCGCAAAGCCTGATCCTGATGCTGACCGGCTTTAGCAAAACGCCTGAGATCTGA
- a CDS encoding sensor histidine kinase → MIKRSIAAWVVVCLISGVLLYAEQIRRQFWERDREFTALYSGIGAVLTQNESVLPLLTGDEDLTALRKKFPHIKALEKTTGRALDAARVEPFRGVQYWLYNPWRQIRILIDLSALLAPIHSFAELHLNLSNDDRPRSTGAFWHWQRTFPQHTQPFILTAAADPDWFRVSWLAYPLLFLIWGIVIAGAGTVLWQRKQRQQAEQRALYYQHARLNTLGEITAGIVHEINQPLTAVQTWIQGAQRQQQDNPQAVSQALAAALLQTQRISALLTRFREHVVQEKVTLRETDLVQCWQQVENLLEHERKSRRIAVIHAFAVGATTVMADRLWLEQILHNLLSNAIQAQQESADGWVRIDSQKNEKGILVTLTDGGPGFSPDALQNAFMPFFSGRPGGIGLGMTLTETLMTRMNGSIALGNAPQGGAQIRLQLAAGKELKHG, encoded by the coding sequence ATGATAAAGCGCAGCATCGCTGCGTGGGTGGTGGTCTGCCTGATAAGCGGCGTGCTGTTGTATGCGGAACAGATACGCCGCCAGTTCTGGGAGCGCGATCGCGAGTTTACGGCGCTGTATTCGGGGATCGGCGCCGTGCTGACGCAAAACGAGTCGGTACTTCCGCTTCTCACCGGCGATGAAGACCTCACCGCGTTACGCAAAAAATTCCCCCACATTAAGGCTCTGGAAAAAACCACCGGTCGCGCGCTGGACGCCGCCCGCGTGGAGCCTTTTCGTGGCGTTCAGTACTGGCTATACAACCCGTGGCGGCAGATCCGCATCCTGATCGACTTAAGCGCGCTGCTTGCGCCGATCCATAGCTTTGCAGAGCTGCATCTGAATCTCTCGAATGACGATCGTCCGCGGTCAACGGGCGCTTTCTGGCACTGGCAGCGCACCTTCCCGCAGCATACTCAGCCCTTTATTCTCACTGCCGCGGCAGATCCGGACTGGTTCAGGGTCTCCTGGCTGGCGTATCCGCTGCTGTTTCTGATTTGGGGGATAGTGATTGCGGGCGCGGGAACCGTGCTCTGGCAGCGCAAACAGCGCCAGCAGGCCGAACAGCGTGCGCTCTATTATCAACACGCCAGGCTTAACACGCTGGGAGAGATCACCGCGGGCATTGTCCATGAAATCAACCAGCCGCTGACCGCCGTGCAAACCTGGATCCAGGGGGCGCAGCGACAGCAGCAGGATAATCCGCAGGCCGTGTCGCAGGCGCTCGCGGCCGCGCTGCTGCAAACGCAGCGTATCAGCGCCTTGCTGACCCGGTTTCGCGAGCATGTGGTACAGGAAAAGGTGACCCTGCGCGAAACCGATCTGGTGCAGTGCTGGCAGCAGGTGGAGAATTTACTGGAGCACGAGCGTAAATCCCGACGTATCGCAGTTATTCATGCGTTTGCTGTGGGTGCTACGACTGTAATGGCGGACCGACTCTGGCTGGAGCAGATCCTGCATAATCTGCTCAGCAATGCGATTCAGGCGCAGCAGGAGAGCGCGGACGGCTGGGTGCGAATCGACAGTCAGAAAAATGAGAAGGGCATTCTGGTTACCCTGACCGACGGCGGGCCCGGGTTTAGCCCGGATGCCCTGCAGAACGCATTTATGCCATTCTTCAGCGGACGCCCCGGCGGAATTGGGCTGGGAATGACGTTAACGGAAACGCTGATGACGCGCATGAACGGCTCGATCGCCCTGGGCAATGCCCCGCAGGGTGGGGCGCAGATCCGCTTGCAGCTGGCAGCAGGAAAGGAGTTAAAACATGGATAA
- a CDS encoding response regulator transcription factor, translating to MDKVVWLIDDDESIRESLSFLLSGMGWQVKTFASVEAFTQAQSGESALVGCLLLDMRMPGKGGLAWLEEGEWPWPLLPVVVMTGHGTIDACRRAFRNGVFEFFTKPLDADKLIETVGLAFEESQRRSAAWQDISQIKARFEQLTAREHEVLTVLMEGCSNKEVAARLNLSPRTVEAHRAAAFAKLGVTSLVQASRAYDKLQSV from the coding sequence ATGGATAAGGTGGTCTGGCTCATTGATGACGACGAGTCCATCAGAGAATCCCTGTCGTTTTTACTGTCGGGGATGGGCTGGCAGGTTAAGACGTTTGCGAGCGTCGAGGCTTTTACTCAGGCGCAGAGCGGTGAATCGGCGCTTGTCGGCTGTCTGCTGCTGGATATGCGCATGCCGGGTAAAGGCGGGCTGGCGTGGCTGGAAGAGGGCGAATGGCCGTGGCCGCTGCTGCCGGTCGTTGTCATGACCGGACACGGAACGATCGATGCCTGCCGTCGCGCGTTTCGCAACGGCGTATTTGAGTTTTTCACCAAGCCGTTAGACGCCGATAAGCTCATCGAAACGGTTGGGCTGGCCTTTGAGGAGAGCCAGCGACGGTCTGCTGCCTGGCAGGATATTTCGCAGATCAAAGCACGCTTTGAACAGCTAACCGCGCGGGAGCACGAGGTACTGACCGTACTGATGGAAGGGTGCAGTAATAAAGAGGTGGCTGCACGCCTGAATCTTTCCCCGAGAACCGTGGAAGCGCACCGTGCGGCGGCGTTTGCCAAGCTCGGCGTCACCAGTCTGGTACAGGCGAGCCGGGCGTACGACAAATTGCAATCCGTATAA
- a CDS encoding GlcG/HbpS family heme-binding protein, with the protein MKKVMMVAALVAGSVSLAAQAETLTQKNLSLTQANALATSAIQSCAAKNYQVAVTVVDRAGVVKAVQRMDNAGPHTVKASEMKAFTALSAKNASGKVMEAAQSNAGAQNMRDIPGYLLLAGGLPVKEGDEVIGAIGIGGAPGGHLDEACAQAAIDGLKK; encoded by the coding sequence ATGAAAAAAGTCATGATGGTTGCGGCACTGGTCGCAGGTAGCGTAAGTCTGGCCGCACAGGCCGAGACGTTGACCCAAAAAAATCTCTCTCTGACGCAGGCTAACGCACTGGCAACATCCGCCATTCAGTCCTGTGCAGCGAAAAATTACCAGGTCGCGGTCACGGTGGTTGACCGTGCGGGCGTGGTAAAAGCGGTGCAGCGTATGGATAACGCCGGTCCTCACACGGTTAAAGCCAGCGAAATGAAAGCGTTTACGGCGCTCAGCGCAAAGAATGCGTCAGGCAAAGTGATGGAAGCGGCGCAGAGCAATGCGGGCGCACAGAACATGCGTGATATCCCTGGCTACTTGCTGCTGGCAGGTGGTCTGCCGGTAAAAGAAGGCGATGAGGTGATTGGGGCGATCGGCATCGGCGGCGCGCCGGGCGGTCATCTTGATGAAGCCTGCGCTCAGGCGGCCATTGACGGGCTGAAAAAGTAA
- a CDS encoding MBL fold metallo-hydrolase, protein MITLCKTCGTSYDGKPERCPICEDERQYVPVSGQAWIDYATVTATHVNKWQQLEPALFSIKTVPAFAINQRALLLRTPHGNILWDCIANLDPATQTLIAALGGLHAIAISHPHYYTTMQEWAAAFDAPVYLHASDREWVMRNSPAIHFWEGEALEIWPSVTLLRLGGHFAGGTVLHWQEGEGVLLAGDILQVTPGKDAVSFMWSYPNMLPLPARTVEDVTRRLAGKSFARLYGAFEGQNIPANADNIVQRSGQKYIACLR, encoded by the coding sequence ATGATTACACTCTGTAAAACCTGCGGTACCTCCTATGATGGAAAGCCGGAGAGATGTCCGATTTGCGAGGATGAACGCCAGTATGTCCCGGTCAGCGGTCAGGCGTGGATTGATTACGCGACGGTGACGGCCACGCACGTGAATAAATGGCAGCAGCTGGAGCCCGCGCTGTTCAGTATCAAAACGGTTCCCGCTTTTGCGATTAACCAGAGGGCGCTGCTTCTGCGCACCCCGCACGGCAATATTCTTTGGGACTGCATTGCCAACCTTGACCCGGCAACCCAAACGCTCATCGCCGCGCTCGGTGGCCTTCACGCCATTGCGATTTCGCATCCGCACTATTACACCACGATGCAGGAGTGGGCCGCGGCTTTCGATGCGCCGGTCTACCTGCACGCCAGCGACCGCGAATGGGTGATGCGCAACAGCCCGGCGATTCATTTCTGGGAGGGGGAGGCGCTGGAGATTTGGCCGTCCGTCACGTTGCTACGTCTCGGCGGCCATTTTGCGGGCGGAACGGTACTGCACTGGCAGGAGGGTGAGGGCGTTTTGCTGGCGGGGGATATTTTGCAGGTCACCCCGGGGAAAGATGCGGTGTCGTTTATGTGGAGCTACCCGAATATGCTCCCGCTGCCTGCCCGTACGGTTGAGGACGTTACCCGGCGCCTGGCGGGAAAATCGTTCGCTCGTCTCTACGGCGCATTCGAAGGGCAAAACATCCCGGCGAACGCCGACAACATTGTGCAGCGGTCGGGCCAGAAATATATTGCTTGTCTCAGGTAA
- a CDS encoding carbonic anhydrase, protein MQHIIEGFLSFQKEIFPQRKELFRSLASSQNPKALFISCSDSRLVPELVTQQEPGQLFVIRNAGNIVPPFGPEPGGVSATIEYAVVALGVTDIVICGHSNCGAMKAIADNANLEPMPAVSHWLRYSDAAKAVVEKKSWDKPIDKVNAMVQENVFAQLSNIKTHPSVAVGLRNNSLRLHGWVYDIESGKILALDKNTKTFVSLSENPEVFFE, encoded by the coding sequence ATGCAACATATCATTGAAGGTTTTCTCAGCTTTCAAAAAGAGATTTTCCCGCAACGTAAAGAGCTCTTTCGCAGTTTAGCGTCCAGCCAGAATCCCAAAGCGCTGTTCATCTCCTGCTCCGACAGCCGTCTGGTTCCTGAACTGGTCACCCAGCAAGAGCCGGGACAGCTTTTTGTCATTCGTAATGCTGGCAACATTGTCCCGCCTTTCGGGCCGGAGCCGGGCGGCGTATCTGCAACTATCGAGTACGCGGTGGTGGCGCTGGGCGTGACGGATATCGTGATCTGTGGCCACTCCAACTGCGGCGCGATGAAGGCGATTGCCGATAACGCCAACCTGGAGCCAATGCCAGCCGTATCGCACTGGCTGCGCTATTCCGACGCGGCGAAAGCCGTGGTAGAGAAGAAAAGCTGGGACAAGCCTATCGATAAAGTGAATGCGATGGTGCAGGAGAACGTGTTTGCGCAGCTGAGCAACATCAAGACCCATCCGTCCGTCGCGGTGGGCCTGCGTAATAACTCACTTCGTCTGCACGGTTGGGTGTATGACATTGAAAGCGGCAAAATCCTTGCCCTGGATAAGAACACCAAAACGTTCGTATCGCTGTCGGAAAACCCGGAGGTCTTCTTCGAGTAA